In a single window of the Candidatus Eisenbacteria bacterium genome:
- the selD gene encoding selenide, water dikinase SelD — translation MSDPARASASPFRLTDRARAAGCAGKMGPADLSKILGALPQMVHPDLLVGTATSDDAGVYRLTPELAIVQTVDFFAPIVDDPFTFGQIAAANAMSDVYAMGGEPRTALNVAAFPQADVPIEILGEILRGGIEKAREVGVVVLGGHTLVDEEIKYGMAVTGVVHPDRIWRNVGAQPGDVLLLTKPLGTAIVTTAAKRGERVGDALAAATASMTTLNAAAARVLASVSVHACTDVTGFGLMGHGYEMAHGSGVRLVVDATALPTLPRARELAAAGTSTGGCRRNRAWLSDKVAVAPTVPPDLVEVAFDPQTSGGLLVAIPEREANRALDLLHAANVPAVRIGQAEPRASGPFLTLG, via the coding sequence ATGTCGGATCCCGCGCGCGCGTCGGCTTCGCCGTTTCGATTGACGGATCGGGCACGCGCGGCTGGTTGTGCGGGGAAGATGGGGCCGGCGGATCTATCGAAGATCCTCGGGGCGCTGCCGCAGATGGTGCATCCGGATCTGCTGGTCGGGACGGCGACGTCGGACGACGCCGGCGTGTATCGGCTGACGCCGGAGCTCGCGATCGTGCAGACCGTCGACTTCTTCGCGCCGATCGTCGACGACCCGTTCACGTTCGGACAGATCGCGGCGGCCAACGCGATGTCGGACGTGTACGCGATGGGCGGCGAGCCCCGCACGGCGCTCAACGTCGCGGCCTTTCCGCAGGCGGACGTTCCGATCGAGATCCTCGGCGAGATCCTTCGCGGCGGGATCGAGAAGGCGCGCGAGGTCGGCGTGGTCGTCCTCGGCGGCCACACCCTCGTCGACGAGGAGATCAAGTACGGCATGGCGGTCACGGGCGTGGTCCATCCCGATCGCATCTGGCGCAACGTGGGCGCGCAGCCGGGCGACGTCCTGCTCCTGACGAAGCCCCTCGGAACGGCGATCGTCACCACGGCCGCGAAGCGCGGCGAGCGGGTCGGCGACGCCCTCGCGGCCGCGACCGCGAGCATGACGACGCTCAACGCGGCGGCGGCACGGGTGCTCGCGAGCGTCTCTGTCCACGCCTGCACCGACGTGACCGGTTTCGGCCTCATGGGCCACGGCTACGAGATGGCCCATGGAAGCGGCGTGCGCCTGGTCGTCGACGCGACGGCGCTCCCGACGCTGCCGCGCGCCCGCGAGCTCGCCGCCGCCGGCACCTCCACCGGCGGCTGCCGCCGCAACCGCGCCTGGCTCTCCGACAAAGTCGCCGTCGCGCCGACCGTCCCGCCCGATCTGGTGGAGGTCGCCTTCGACCCCCAAACGTCCGGCGGCCTCCTGGTCGCCATCCCCGAGCGCGAAGCAAACCGAGCGCTCGACCTCCTCCACGCCGCAAACGTCCCAGCCGTCCGCATCGGCCAGGCCGAGCCGCGCGCGTCTGGTCCGTTCCTCACCCTAGGCTAG
- a CDS encoding peptidylprolyl isomerase, whose protein sequence is MHRKVVSLAFAVALGIVACQPKEKEEKAAPAAKPAAPSATTATQADDGGEVVATYGGKRLTTDRVLKEISRLPAPSRAYLTAPDRKRQFVDNMILNDLLFTEGQKLGYDKDDDVERQVNDLRRRLVVQRLVREFQKPPEITDEQAKAYYDDNPNLYSTTQIRASHILVKDEPTAKEILEQVKADPTKFADIAKEKSTDKTSGAKGGDLGMFGQGRMVPEFERAAFTLKQGEISDVVKTQYGYHIIMVVERKEGERRPFDQVKEQIKATLRNKAIQDQQDKRYAELKQNANVKVDDMVLDKLQVPQGMTGSETPMTGGH, encoded by the coding sequence ATGCATCGGAAGGTCGTGTCGCTCGCATTCGCCGTCGCGCTCGGGATCGTCGCCTGCCAGCCGAAGGAGAAGGAGGAGAAGGCCGCGCCCGCCGCGAAGCCCGCCGCGCCTTCTGCGACGACCGCAACGCAAGCCGACGACGGCGGCGAGGTGGTCGCCACCTACGGCGGCAAGCGACTCACGACCGATCGCGTGCTGAAGGAGATCTCCCGCCTGCCTGCGCCGTCGCGCGCCTATCTGACCGCGCCGGATCGCAAGCGCCAGTTCGTCGACAACATGATCCTGAACGACCTCCTCTTCACCGAGGGACAGAAGCTCGGCTACGACAAGGACGACGACGTCGAGCGGCAGGTGAACGACCTGCGGCGCCGGCTCGTCGTGCAGCGCCTCGTGCGCGAGTTCCAGAAGCCGCCGGAGATCACGGACGAGCAGGCGAAGGCCTACTACGACGACAACCCGAACCTCTACTCCACGACGCAGATCCGGGCGAGCCACATCCTCGTGAAGGACGAGCCGACGGCCAAGGAGATCCTCGAGCAGGTGAAGGCCGACCCCACGAAGTTCGCCGACATCGCGAAGGAGAAGTCCACCGACAAGACGAGCGGCGCGAAGGGCGGCGACCTCGGCATGTTCGGACAGGGCCGCATGGTGCCGGAGTTCGAGCGGGCCGCCTTCACCTTGAAGCAGGGCGAGATCAGCGACGTCGTGAAAACGCAGTACGGCTACCACATCATCATGGTCGTGGAGCGCAAGGAGGGCGAGCGCCGTCCGTTCGACCAGGTGAAGGAGCAGATCAAGGCGACGCTCCGCAACAAGGCGATCCAGGACCAGCAGGACAAGCGCTACGCGGAGCTGAAGCAGAACGCCAACGTCAAGGTCGACGACATGGTGCTGGACAAGCTCCAGGTGCCGCAGGGCATGACCGGGTCGGAGACACCGATGACGGGCGGGCACTGA
- a CDS encoding VanZ family protein produces MAWALVIFFASTSWGAGEHTGAFLMPLLRWLFPSADYATLEAMHLVLRKIGHFAEYLVLGLLLVRALRADAPWSARHALLATALAALYAASDEIHQRFVAGRVAAVGDVLIDTAGAATGQVLVAVRRLLAR; encoded by the coding sequence GTGGCGTGGGCGCTGGTCATTTTCTTCGCATCGACGAGCTGGGGCGCCGGCGAGCACACGGGCGCGTTCCTCATGCCGCTGCTGCGCTGGCTGTTCCCGTCGGCGGACTACGCCACGCTGGAAGCGATGCACCTCGTGCTGCGAAAGATCGGCCACTTCGCCGAATATCTGGTGCTGGGCCTGCTTCTCGTACGCGCCTTGCGGGCGGACGCACCCTGGAGCGCGCGTCACGCGCTGCTGGCGACCGCCCTCGCCGCCCTCTACGCGGCGTCCGACGAAATCCATCAGCGTTTCGTGGCCGGGCGGGTCGCGGCGGTCGGCGACGTCCTGATCGACACGGCGGGCGCGGCGACCGGCCAGGTGCTGGTCGCCGTTCGCCGTCTCCTGGCTCGCTAG
- a CDS encoding thioredoxin domain-containing protein — protein MAPRPTRHRVALVIALVGLAVSGVILDVDRRLATQAGYTSFCNMGGVVNCDAVLSSRYGTFLDMPVALWAGVAFAAGVVAAIPGAVLGIYGGLADLVLIALASGGLGFSAVLATIMAVVLHYACLLCLTLDLVVVAWFVTVLPLARNFHAAPGAGWLRRRVAAHATAALALAVALAGGTFAAVRSPAPADTVADVEARDPEFARQYVKLPVVPLRDVVRPDAPSKGPANAPVTIVEFSDFECPACGQAFKDLHDLLRARTDVRLVFRHFPLDSSCNEAMSRTVHVDACLAAAAAECAQAQNRFWEYHDLLFENQKTLDRESLFRYAREAGLDIPTFRTCLDDPMTRDRVGTDVRAGIAAGIESTPTLFINGRRVSGALERTYYDYALILEKAQGATASGRP, from the coding sequence ATGGCTCCGCGCCCCACTCGTCACCGCGTCGCGCTGGTCATCGCGCTCGTGGGCCTCGCGGTGAGCGGGGTCATCCTGGACGTCGATCGACGGCTCGCGACCCAGGCGGGGTACACGAGCTTCTGCAACATGGGAGGCGTCGTGAACTGCGACGCCGTCCTCTCGAGCCGCTACGGCACGTTCCTCGACATGCCCGTCGCGCTGTGGGCGGGCGTAGCCTTCGCGGCCGGGGTCGTCGCGGCGATCCCCGGCGCCGTCCTCGGCATCTACGGTGGTCTCGCCGATCTCGTCCTGATCGCGCTTGCTTCGGGGGGCCTCGGGTTCTCCGCGGTGCTCGCGACGATCATGGCGGTGGTGCTGCACTACGCGTGTCTCCTGTGCCTCACGCTCGACCTCGTCGTGGTGGCGTGGTTCGTAACGGTGCTGCCGCTGGCGCGGAACTTCCACGCCGCGCCGGGCGCCGGGTGGCTGCGCCGGCGGGTCGCCGCGCACGCGACCGCGGCGCTGGCCCTCGCCGTCGCCCTCGCCGGCGGAACCTTCGCCGCCGTCCGGAGCCCCGCGCCGGCCGATACGGTGGCCGACGTCGAGGCGCGCGATCCCGAATTCGCGCGCCAGTACGTGAAGCTGCCCGTGGTCCCGCTCCGGGACGTGGTGCGTCCCGACGCGCCCTCGAAGGGGCCGGCCAACGCTCCGGTCACGATCGTCGAGTTCTCCGACTTCGAGTGCCCGGCCTGCGGGCAGGCGTTCAAGGACCTTCACGACCTGCTGAGGGCGCGCACCGACGTGCGCCTCGTCTTCCGTCACTTCCCCCTCGACTCGTCGTGCAACGAGGCGATGTCCCGCACCGTCCACGTCGACGCCTGCCTCGCCGCCGCTGCCGCCGAGTGCGCCCAGGCCCAGAACCGGTTCTGGGAATATCACGACCTCCTGTTCGAGAACCAGAAGACGCTCGATCGCGAGAGCCTCTTCCGCTACGCACGCGAGGCCGGGCTCGACATCCCGACCTTCCGGACGTGCCTCGACGACCCGATGACGCGCGACCGCGTCGGCACCGACGTGCGCGCCGGCATCGCGGCAGGCATCGAGTCGACGCCGACGCTCTTCATCAACGGCCGGCGCGTCTCGGGCGCGCTCGAACGCACCTACTACGACTATGCGCTCATCCTCGAGAAGGCGCAGGGGGCCACGGCCTCAGGGAGACCCTAG